The following proteins are co-located in the Piscirickettsia litoralis genome:
- a CDS encoding RHS repeat domain-containing protein encodes MIKKITLSLVLLGLAGANFAADQTITTRTKTLSYHEDTTNWIFKPAGEVIKNSSGWVANSTSLTYDSRGNLTSKTVNGVTTKYTYSHGNLATVTNALGYTTSFSDYKMGLPQTITDAEGHVSHRVVNNDGTVASVTDAMGDKTSYQYDNMFRLVTTIPAQGLTTSTHWNYPKVGDYVVYKGQTPNYYGKYVTVNGFGKPTQIEIHAGSNSTVISKQEIRYDAYGREIFRSYSVDPKAMSDQTLGIYTTHDPLGRIHTSTAAVALDKIGDGYIGFPDTAGTYTTRYYYAIDHTTVDDPRGVATLSKYQSFGNPDDKQLTEINQGNGAVITDMVRDVSGRLDFIRQKGSYSNSKGTYTRVYHHDSHFF; translated from the coding sequence ATGATAAAGAAAATTACACTTTCATTAGTGCTGTTAGGTTTAGCTGGGGCAAATTTTGCAGCGGATCAAACGATAACGACGCGTACCAAAACATTAAGCTATCACGAAGATACAACGAATTGGATTTTTAAGCCTGCGGGTGAAGTTATAAAAAACTCAAGTGGTTGGGTAGCTAACTCGACTTCTTTAACTTATGACAGCCGCGGTAATTTAACTTCCAAAACAGTTAATGGCGTTACAACGAAATACACCTATAGTCATGGTAATTTAGCCACAGTGACGAATGCACTGGGTTATACCACAAGCTTTAGTGATTATAAAATGGGCTTGCCACAAACGATCACAGATGCAGAAGGGCATGTTAGCCATCGGGTTGTGAATAATGATGGCACGGTTGCCTCTGTCACGGATGCGATGGGGGATAAGACATCCTACCAATATGACAATATGTTTCGTTTGGTTACAACAATACCTGCACAAGGTTTAACTACATCGACTCATTGGAATTATCCAAAAGTCGGAGATTATGTTGTTTATAAAGGACAAACACCTAATTATTACGGCAAGTACGTTACTGTTAATGGTTTTGGAAAGCCAACACAGATAGAAATTCATGCAGGCTCAAATAGTACTGTCATTTCTAAACAAGAAATTCGCTATGATGCGTATGGGCGTGAAATTTTTAGGTCATATAGCGTTGACCCTAAAGCAATGTCTGATCAGACTTTGGGCATCTATACGACTCATGATCCTTTAGGTCGTATTCATACTAGTACTGCTGCTGTGGCATTAGACAAAATAGGTGATGGTTATATTGGTTTTCCTGACACGGCAGGCACCTATACCACACGCTATTATTATGCGATTGATCATACTACCGTTGATGACCCTAGAGGTGTTGCGACACTTAGTAAATACCAATCGTTTGGCAATCCAGATGACAAGCAATTAACAGAAATTAATCAAGGTAACGGTGCTGTTATCACTGATATGGTAAGAGATGTGAGTGGCCGCCTAGACTTTATCAGGCAAAAAGGCTCTTATTCTAACTCCAAAGGAACTTACACACGTGTTTACCATCATGATAGCCACTTTTTTTGA
- a CDS encoding RHS repeat domain-containing protein, with protein sequence MIWRQIGKGSPGVAYRYNKDGKLTNVLYSPSALNKNVTYTYDADGRVLTVSNGDNWAYKYDKNNNVTSAILSYCVNGIDKTLSFIYSYDGFNHLSSITYPDHTIVSYNPDPLGLARKAGDFVKSVHYYPNSKVKDFTGGNNFKTAYGLNNRQMDNALTVTTAGGSPIVKQTYSYDGSGNTSAIRNVLVPSRSQTFTYNPENWLITQTVAGHKTNLVYDAFGNLTAKTVEGSNLLYTYNNNLLQSVSGTVTTPSGAKNVSENFTYDAYGDITSNNGSSKEFTYNDSMQLVSAHGKNPLTGQSFDVHYYYDGNGNRVQITQGDQTILEVHNSKSQLLYRWNLKTNQVTDYIYLNNKKVAEVTHAAGQKATASNATYLYNDILGSPLQEVNASGQVSWNPSQSYRPFGTEVYQTNEKEEHISYTGKLHDDSTGLSYYGARYYDPVIGRFLSIDPAAIDVNRPITFNRYAYAADNPMTYIDPDGRDFSFGNMFNFGSHGWKVTFNFSAGFDNAVSFGVMGNNGQYNTLSYRTGFLVGSLLGATYGSTEYNLLKGGTRTLLEGGEYALTVSETSASSALQAERLNQQLAGEEASSIFGASGELNSSVIQGSTRIIEGEDIGNQALRSRLVGVGGNIEDWGKYETQSFRSPSGPFKVHFYHNPEIKRTYYDMDYKSIFNHQGAGW encoded by the coding sequence GTGATTTGGCGACAAATTGGTAAAGGCTCTCCTGGTGTTGCTTATCGTTATAATAAAGATGGTAAATTAACGAATGTCCTATATTCTCCTTCGGCACTCAATAAAAATGTCACGTATACCTATGATGCCGATGGTAGAGTATTAACCGTTAGTAATGGTGATAATTGGGCATATAAATACGATAAAAATAATAATGTAACGTCTGCCATATTGAGTTACTGTGTAAATGGTATAGATAAAACACTGTCATTTATCTACAGCTATGATGGATTTAATCATTTATCAAGCATTACTTACCCAGATCACACCATTGTAAGCTATAACCCTGATCCATTAGGTCTAGCAAGAAAAGCAGGTGATTTTGTTAAGAGTGTTCATTATTATCCAAACAGTAAAGTAAAAGACTTTACTGGTGGTAATAATTTTAAAACAGCTTACGGTTTAAATAATCGCCAAATGGATAATGCACTGACTGTTACGACAGCAGGCGGTAGTCCGATTGTTAAACAAACATATAGCTATGACGGCAGTGGTAATACAAGCGCCATCCGCAATGTATTAGTCCCATCAAGAAGCCAAACATTTACTTATAATCCAGAAAATTGGTTGATTACACAAACAGTCGCAGGACATAAAACTAACCTCGTCTATGATGCTTTTGGTAATTTAACAGCTAAAACGGTCGAAGGCTCTAATCTGCTTTACACCTATAACAACAATCTATTGCAATCTGTTAGTGGTACGGTGACAACACCCTCGGGTGCGAAAAATGTCAGTGAGAACTTTACCTATGATGCTTATGGGGACATAACTAGTAATAATGGTTCGAGCAAAGAATTTACTTACAATGATTCGATGCAACTTGTATCGGCGCATGGCAAAAACCCACTGACTGGGCAGTCATTTGATGTTCATTATTACTATGATGGGAACGGTAATCGAGTTCAAATTACACAAGGCGATCAAACGATACTCGAAGTTCACAACAGTAAAAGTCAATTGCTCTATCGATGGAACCTAAAAACGAATCAAGTTACTGATTATATTTACCTGAATAATAAAAAAGTGGCTGAGGTAACGCATGCAGCAGGGCAAAAAGCAACGGCGAGCAATGCAACCTATTTGTATAACGATATTTTAGGGTCTCCACTGCAAGAGGTGAATGCTTCTGGTCAGGTATCATGGAACCCAAGCCAAAGCTACCGCCCTTTTGGTACAGAGGTGTATCAAACAAACGAAAAAGAAGAACATATCAGTTATACCGGCAAACTCCACGACGATAGCACGGGCCTTTCTTACTATGGCGCTCGATACTATGATCCGGTCATCGGCAGGTTCTTAAGCATAGATCCTGCAGCTATTGATGTGAATCGACCAATTACTTTTAATCGGTATGCCTATGCTGCTGATAACCCGATGACTTACATCGATCCAGATGGAAGAGACTTCTCTTTTGGAAATATGTTTAATTTCGGGTCACATGGTTGGAAGGTGACCTTTAATTTTAGTGCAGGCTTTGATAATGCTGTGAGCTTCGGTGTTATGGGTAATAATGGCCAATATAATACCCTTTCTTACAGAACAGGCTTTCTTGTCGGCTCATTACTTGGGGCAACCTATGGTTCAACGGAATATAACCTTCTAAAGGGCGGTACTCGGACTTTATTAGAAGGTGGTGAGTATGCATTAACTGTCTCAGAAACGAGCGCATCAAGCGCTCTACAGGCAGAGAGATTAAATCAGCAACTAGCTGGAGAAGAAGCTTCGTCAATATTTGGTGCTTCTGGTGAGTTAAACTCGTCTGTGATTCAAGGTTCTACAAGAATTATTGAAGGTGAAGATATTGGCAATCAAGCTCTAAGAAGCCGCCTCGTTGGTGTTGGCGGAAACATTGAAGATTGGGGTAAATATGAAACCCAATCATTCAGAAGTCCATCTGGACCTTTTAAAGTGCACTTCTATCACAACCCAGAGATAAAAAGAACATATTATGATATGGATTATAAAAGTATTTTTAATCATCAAGGTGCAGGTTGGTAG